The proteins below come from a single Phocoena sinus isolate mPhoSin1 chromosome 2, mPhoSin1.pri, whole genome shotgun sequence genomic window:
- the RNASE1 gene encoding ribonuclease pancreatic: protein MARKSLVLLPWLVLVLLVLGWVQPSLGKESPAMKFQRQHMDSGSSPGNNSNYCNQMMTRRKMTQGRCKPVNTFVHESLEDVKAVCFQENVQCKNGKTNCYKSNSTMYITDCRETGSSKYPNCAYRTSQKEKHIIVACEGDPYVPVHFDGSV, encoded by the coding sequence ATGGCTCGGAAGTCCCTGGTCCTGTTGCCATGGCTGGTCCTGGTGCTGCTGGTGCTGGGGTGGGTCCAGCCTTCCCTGGGCAAGGAATCGCCGGCCATGAAGTTCCAGCGGCAGCACATGGACTCTGGCAGCTCCCCAGGCAACAACTCCAACTACTGCAACCAAATGATGACGCGCCGAAAAATGACCCAGGGACGGTGCAAGCCGGTGAACACCTTTGTGCACGAGTCCCTGGAAGATGTCAAGGCCGTCTGCTTCCAGGAAAACGTCCAATGCAAGAATGGGAAGACCAACTGCTATAAGAGCAACTCCACCATGTACATCACAGACTGCCGCGAGACGGGCAGCTCCAAGTACCCCAACTGTGCCTACAGGACCAGCcagaaggagaaacacatcaTCGTGGCCTGTGAGGGGGACCCATACGTGCCAGTCCACTTTGACGGTTCTGTGTAG
- the RNASE6 gene encoding ribonuclease K6: protein MGPGLLGCFPLLLLLLGLWWSVCPLCALPKHLTKAHWFEIQHIQPRLLQCNKAMSSVNNYTQHCKPQNTFLHNSFQDVAAVCDLPHIVCKNGLRNCHQSPKPANLTQCSLTAGRYPDCRYGDDTQYKLFIVACDPPQKSDPPYHLVPVHLDKIV from the coding sequence ATGGGGCCAGGTCTTCTGGGATGCTTTCCTCTCCTCCTATTGCTGCTGGGACTATGGTGGTCAGTGTGTCCACTCTGTGCTTTGCCTAAGCATCTCACCAAGGCTCACTGGTTTGAAATTCAGCATATACAGCCAAGGCTTCTCCAGTGCAACAAGGCAATGAGCAGTGTCAATAATTATACTCAGCACTGCAAGCCTCAAAACACCTTTCTGCACAACTCCTTCCAGGACGTGGCTGCTGTCTGTGATTTGCCCCACATCGTCTGTAAGAATGGGCTGCGCAACTGCCACCAGAGTCCAAAGCCTGCTAACCTGACTCAGTGCAGTCTCACTGCGGGGAGGTATCCTGACTGCCGCTACGGAGATGACACCCAATACAAGCTCTTCATTGTTGCCTGTGACCCCCCTCAGAAGAGCGACCCTCCTTATCATTTGGTTCCTGTACACTTAGACAAGATTGTTTAA
- the EDDM3B gene encoding epididymal secretory protein E3-beta, protein MASSLKVLGPLLALLFPLCGLLVHSQNVSWREFMKQHHPSTNWEFSKYKCSDLMRERGVSKDKNYHIFVYTVWHKIEHICIRNWRDHYRNVYIWAPYPFKTLKCYRKNSKNNYKDYKSYSYIEFHCGMNGFVDGIEDMQLLEDISN, encoded by the coding sequence ATGGCATCCTCTCTAAAGGTCCTAGGCCCTCTCTTGGCCCTGCTGTTCCCTCTATGTGGGCTCCTTGTACACAGCCAGAACGTTTCCTGGAGGGAATTCATGAAACAGCACCACCCTAGCACAAACTGGGAATTCAGCAAGTACAAGTGCAGTGATCTGATGAGGGAAAGAGGTGTTTCAAAAGACAAGAACTATCACATCTTCGTCTATACCGTATGGCACAAAATTGAGCATATATGCATCAGGAACTGGAGAGATCACtacagaaatgtatatatatgggcTCCATATCCCTTCAAAACACTCAAGTGCTACCGGAAGAATAGCAAAAACAACTACAAAGATTACAAGAGCTACAGCTACATTGAATTCCATTGTGGCATGAATGGGTTTGTTGATGGCATAGAGGACATGCAGTTGTTAGAGGATATCAGCAACTAG